A window of the Equus przewalskii isolate Varuska chromosome 10, EquPr2, whole genome shotgun sequence genome harbors these coding sequences:
- the JUP gene encoding junction plakoglobin isoform X1, with translation MEPQVGGRPQSRLAVPGANGQRINRGGDGRELGARLRPSMGQSGEAACEPVLAGGRLPQGRSFEGARGVAWLSGPFAFCSVTELLPWPESGAAAARARRAQFAARAGSQPGPTPTQPGQAPHAAATMDVMNLIEQPIKVTEWQQTYTYDSGIHSGANTCVPSVSSKGMMEEDEACGRQYTLKKTTTYTQGVPQSQGDLEYQMSTTARAKRVREAMCPGVTSQESSLLLDTQVEGQTTNLQRLAEPSQLLKSAIVHLINYQDDAELATRALPELTKLLNDEDPVVVTKAAMIVNQLSKKEASRRALMGSPQLVAAVVRTMQNTSDLDTARCTTSILHNLSHHREGLLAIFKSGGIPALVRMLSSPVESVLFYAITTLHNLLLYQEGAKMAVRLADGLQKMVPLLNKNNPKFLAITTDCLQLLAYGNQESKLIILANGGPQVLVQIMRNYSYEKLLWTTSRVLKVLSVCPSNKPAIVEAGGMQALGKHLTSNSPRLVQNCLWTLRNLSDVATKQEGLESVLKILVNQLSVDDVNVLTCATGTLSNLTCNNSKNKTLVTQNSGVEALIHAILRAGDKDDITEPAVCALRHLTSRHPEAEMAQNSVRLNYGIPAIVKLLNQPNQWPLVKATIGLIRNLALCPANHAPLQEAAVIPRLVQLLVKAHQDAQRHVAAGTQQPYTDGVRMEEIVEGCTGALHILARDPMNRMEIFRLNTIPLFVQLLYSSVENIQRVAAGVLCELAQDKEAADAIDAEGASAPLMELLHSHNEGTATYAAAVLFRISEDKNPDYRKRVSVELTNSLFKHDPAAWEAAQSMIPINEPYGDDMDATYRPMYSSDMPLDGLDMHMDVDGDYPTDTYSDGLRPPYTMADHIPA, from the exons ATGGAACCTCAAGTTGGAGGCCGTCCCCAGAGCCGACTGGCAGTCCCTGGGGCCAATGGCCAGCGGATAAACAGAGGTGGCGATGGAAGAGAACTGGGCGCGAGGCTCCGCCCCTCGATGGGACAGTCAGGCGAGGCGGCCTGTGAGCCCGTATTAGCGGGTGGGCGTCTCCCTCAGGGGCGGAGCTTCGAGGGGGCGAGAGGCGTGGCTTGGCTGTCAGGTCCCTTCGCCTTTTGTTCGGTTACTGAGTTGCTGCCTTGGCCAGAGTCCGGAGCAGCCGCCGCCCGAGCGCGCCGAGCTCAGTTCGCTGCCCGCGCCGGCTCCCAGCCCGGCCCGACCCCTACCCAGCCCGGCCAGGCTCCACACGCAG CAGCTACCATGGACGTGATGAACCTGATTGAACAACCCATCAAGGTGACCGAGTGGCAGCAAACGTACACCTACGACTCGGGCATCCACTCAGGCGCCAACACCTGCGTGCCCTCAGTCAGCAGCAAGGGCATGATGGAGGAGGACGAGGCCTGTGGGCGCCAGTACACGCTCAAGAAGACCACCACCTACACCCAGGGGGTGCCCCAGAGCCAAG GTGACCTGGAGTACCAGATGTCCACGACGGCCAGAGCCAAGCGGGTGCGGGAGGCCATGTGTCCTGGCGTGACGAGTCAGGAGAGCTCGCTGCTGCTGGACACCCAGGTGGAGGGGCAGACCACCAACCTGCAGCGGCTGGCTGAGCCATCCCAGCTGCTCAAGTCGGCCATCGTACATCTCATCAATTACCAGGACGACGCTGAGCTGGCCACCCGTGCCCTCCCCGAGCTCACCAAACTGCTCAACGATGAGGACCCG GTGGTGGTGACCAAGGCAGCCATGATTGTCAACCAGCTGTCGAAGAAGGAGGCGTCGCGGCGGGCACTGATGGGCTCCCCGCAGCTGGTGGCGGCCGTCGTGCGTACCATGCAGAACACCAGCGACCTGGACACAGCCCGCTGCACCACCAGCATCCTGCACAACCTCTCCCACCACCGCGAGGGGCTGCTGGCCATCTTCAAGTCAGGCGGCATTCCTGCCCTGGTCCGCATGCTCAG CTCCCCTGTGGAGTCGGTCCTGTTCTATGCCATCACCACGCTGCACAACCTGCTGCTGTACCAGGAGGGCGCCAAGATGGCGGTGCGCCTGGCCGACGGGCTGCAGAAGATGGTGCCCCTGCTCAACAAGAACAACCCCAAGTTTCTGGCCATCACCACCGACTGCCTGCAGCTGCTGGCCTACGGCAACCAGGAGAGCAAG CTCATCATCTTGGCCAACGGAGGACCCCAGGTCCTCGTGCAGATCATGCGCAACTACAGTTACGAGAAGCTGCTCTGGACCACCAGCCGTGTGCTCAAGGTGCTGTCCGTGTGTCCCAGCAATAAGCCTGCCATTGTGGAGGCCG GTGGGATGCAGGCTCTGGGCAAACATCTGACGAGCAACAGCCCCCGCCTCGTGCAGAACTGCCTCTGGACCCTGCGCAACCTCTCGGATGTGGCCACCAAGCAG GAGGGCCTGGAGAGCGTGCTGAAGATTCTGGTGAACCAGCTGAGTGTGGACGACGTCAACGTCCTCACCTGCGCCACGGGCACCCTGTCCAACCTGACATGCAACAACAGCAAGAACAAGACGCTGGTGACGCAGAACAGCGGCGTGGAGGCGCTCATCCACGCCATCCTGCGCGCCGGCGACAAGGACGACATCACGGAGCCAGCTGTCTGTGCCCTGCGCCACCTCACCAGCCGCCACCCTGAGGCTGAGATGGCCCAGAACTCTGTGCGCCTCAACTACGGCATCCCGGCCATTGTTAAGCTGCTCAACCAGCCCAACCAGTGGCCGCTGGTCAAG GCTACCATTGGCCTGATCAGGAACCTGGCCCTATGCCCAGCCAACCACGCCCCACTGCAGGAGGCCGCGGTCATCCCCCGCCTCGTCCAGCTGCTGGTCAAGGCCCACCAGGATGCCCAGCGCCATGTGGCTGCAGGCACACAGCAGCCCTACACA GATGGCGTGAGGATGGAGGAGATTGTGGAGGGCTGCACTGGAGCCCTGCACATCCTCGCCCGGGATCCTATGAACCGCATGGAGATCTTCCGACTCAACACCATTCCCCTGTTTGTGCAG ctcctgtaCTCCTCGGTGGAGAACATCCAGCGCGTGGCCGCTGGGGTACTGTGCGAGCTGGCCCAGGACAAGGAGGCAGCCGACGCCATTGATGCTGAGGGGGCATCGGCCCCACTCATGGAGCTGCTGCACTCACACAACGAGGGCACCg CCACCTACGCCGCTGCCGTCTTATTCCGCATCTCCGAGGACAAGAACCCAGATTACCGTAAGCGCGTGTCTGTGGAACTCACCAACTCCCTCTTCAAGCATGACCCGGCTGCCTGGGAGGCT GCCCAGAGCATGATCCCCATCAATGAGCCCTACGGAGATG acATGGATGCCACCTACCGCCCCATGTACTCGAGCGACATGCCCCTGGACGGCCTGGACATGCACATGGACGTGGACGGGGACTATCCCACTGACACCTACAGCGACGGCCTCCGACCCCCCTACACCATGGCGGACCACATCCCGGCCTAG
- the JUP gene encoding junction plakoglobin isoform X2 — translation MGQSGEAACEPVLAGGRLPQGRSFEGARGVAWLSGPFAFCSVTELLPWPESGAAAARARRAQFAARAGSQPGPTPTQPGQAPHAATMDVMNLIEQPIKVTEWQQTYTYDSGIHSGANTCVPSVSSKGMMEEDEACGRQYTLKKTTTYTQGVPQSQGDLEYQMSTTARAKRVREAMCPGVTSQESSLLLDTQVEGQTTNLQRLAEPSQLLKSAIVHLINYQDDAELATRALPELTKLLNDEDPVVVTKAAMIVNQLSKKEASRRALMGSPQLVAAVVRTMQNTSDLDTARCTTSILHNLSHHREGLLAIFKSGGIPALVRMLSSPVESVLFYAITTLHNLLLYQEGAKMAVRLADGLQKMVPLLNKNNPKFLAITTDCLQLLAYGNQESKLIILANGGPQVLVQIMRNYSYEKLLWTTSRVLKVLSVCPSNKPAIVEAGGMQALGKHLTSNSPRLVQNCLWTLRNLSDVATKQEGLESVLKILVNQLSVDDVNVLTCATGTLSNLTCNNSKNKTLVTQNSGVEALIHAILRAGDKDDITEPAVCALRHLTSRHPEAEMAQNSVRLNYGIPAIVKLLNQPNQWPLVKATIGLIRNLALCPANHAPLQEAAVIPRLVQLLVKAHQDAQRHVAAGTQQPYTDGVRMEEIVEGCTGALHILARDPMNRMEIFRLNTIPLFVQLLYSSVENIQRVAAGVLCELAQDKEAADAIDAEGASAPLMELLHSHNEGTATYAAAVLFRISEDKNPDYRKRVSVELTNSLFKHDPAAWEAAQSMIPINEPYGDDMDATYRPMYSSDMPLDGLDMHMDVDGDYPTDTYSDGLRPPYTMADHIPA, via the exons ATGGGACAGTCAGGCGAGGCGGCCTGTGAGCCCGTATTAGCGGGTGGGCGTCTCCCTCAGGGGCGGAGCTTCGAGGGGGCGAGAGGCGTGGCTTGGCTGTCAGGTCCCTTCGCCTTTTGTTCGGTTACTGAGTTGCTGCCTTGGCCAGAGTCCGGAGCAGCCGCCGCCCGAGCGCGCCGAGCTCAGTTCGCTGCCCGCGCCGGCTCCCAGCCCGGCCCGACCCCTACCCAGCCCGGCCAGGCTCCACACGCAG CTACCATGGACGTGATGAACCTGATTGAACAACCCATCAAGGTGACCGAGTGGCAGCAAACGTACACCTACGACTCGGGCATCCACTCAGGCGCCAACACCTGCGTGCCCTCAGTCAGCAGCAAGGGCATGATGGAGGAGGACGAGGCCTGTGGGCGCCAGTACACGCTCAAGAAGACCACCACCTACACCCAGGGGGTGCCCCAGAGCCAAG GTGACCTGGAGTACCAGATGTCCACGACGGCCAGAGCCAAGCGGGTGCGGGAGGCCATGTGTCCTGGCGTGACGAGTCAGGAGAGCTCGCTGCTGCTGGACACCCAGGTGGAGGGGCAGACCACCAACCTGCAGCGGCTGGCTGAGCCATCCCAGCTGCTCAAGTCGGCCATCGTACATCTCATCAATTACCAGGACGACGCTGAGCTGGCCACCCGTGCCCTCCCCGAGCTCACCAAACTGCTCAACGATGAGGACCCG GTGGTGGTGACCAAGGCAGCCATGATTGTCAACCAGCTGTCGAAGAAGGAGGCGTCGCGGCGGGCACTGATGGGCTCCCCGCAGCTGGTGGCGGCCGTCGTGCGTACCATGCAGAACACCAGCGACCTGGACACAGCCCGCTGCACCACCAGCATCCTGCACAACCTCTCCCACCACCGCGAGGGGCTGCTGGCCATCTTCAAGTCAGGCGGCATTCCTGCCCTGGTCCGCATGCTCAG CTCCCCTGTGGAGTCGGTCCTGTTCTATGCCATCACCACGCTGCACAACCTGCTGCTGTACCAGGAGGGCGCCAAGATGGCGGTGCGCCTGGCCGACGGGCTGCAGAAGATGGTGCCCCTGCTCAACAAGAACAACCCCAAGTTTCTGGCCATCACCACCGACTGCCTGCAGCTGCTGGCCTACGGCAACCAGGAGAGCAAG CTCATCATCTTGGCCAACGGAGGACCCCAGGTCCTCGTGCAGATCATGCGCAACTACAGTTACGAGAAGCTGCTCTGGACCACCAGCCGTGTGCTCAAGGTGCTGTCCGTGTGTCCCAGCAATAAGCCTGCCATTGTGGAGGCCG GTGGGATGCAGGCTCTGGGCAAACATCTGACGAGCAACAGCCCCCGCCTCGTGCAGAACTGCCTCTGGACCCTGCGCAACCTCTCGGATGTGGCCACCAAGCAG GAGGGCCTGGAGAGCGTGCTGAAGATTCTGGTGAACCAGCTGAGTGTGGACGACGTCAACGTCCTCACCTGCGCCACGGGCACCCTGTCCAACCTGACATGCAACAACAGCAAGAACAAGACGCTGGTGACGCAGAACAGCGGCGTGGAGGCGCTCATCCACGCCATCCTGCGCGCCGGCGACAAGGACGACATCACGGAGCCAGCTGTCTGTGCCCTGCGCCACCTCACCAGCCGCCACCCTGAGGCTGAGATGGCCCAGAACTCTGTGCGCCTCAACTACGGCATCCCGGCCATTGTTAAGCTGCTCAACCAGCCCAACCAGTGGCCGCTGGTCAAG GCTACCATTGGCCTGATCAGGAACCTGGCCCTATGCCCAGCCAACCACGCCCCACTGCAGGAGGCCGCGGTCATCCCCCGCCTCGTCCAGCTGCTGGTCAAGGCCCACCAGGATGCCCAGCGCCATGTGGCTGCAGGCACACAGCAGCCCTACACA GATGGCGTGAGGATGGAGGAGATTGTGGAGGGCTGCACTGGAGCCCTGCACATCCTCGCCCGGGATCCTATGAACCGCATGGAGATCTTCCGACTCAACACCATTCCCCTGTTTGTGCAG ctcctgtaCTCCTCGGTGGAGAACATCCAGCGCGTGGCCGCTGGGGTACTGTGCGAGCTGGCCCAGGACAAGGAGGCAGCCGACGCCATTGATGCTGAGGGGGCATCGGCCCCACTCATGGAGCTGCTGCACTCACACAACGAGGGCACCg CCACCTACGCCGCTGCCGTCTTATTCCGCATCTCCGAGGACAAGAACCCAGATTACCGTAAGCGCGTGTCTGTGGAACTCACCAACTCCCTCTTCAAGCATGACCCGGCTGCCTGGGAGGCT GCCCAGAGCATGATCCCCATCAATGAGCCCTACGGAGATG acATGGATGCCACCTACCGCCCCATGTACTCGAGCGACATGCCCCTGGACGGCCTGGACATGCACATGGACGTGGACGGGGACTATCCCACTGACACCTACAGCGACGGCCTCCGACCCCCCTACACCATGGCGGACCACATCCCGGCCTAG
- the JUP gene encoding junction plakoglobin isoform X3: MDVMNLIEQPIKVTEWQQTYTYDSGIHSGANTCVPSVSSKGMMEEDEACGRQYTLKKTTTYTQGVPQSQGDLEYQMSTTARAKRVREAMCPGVTSQESSLLLDTQVEGQTTNLQRLAEPSQLLKSAIVHLINYQDDAELATRALPELTKLLNDEDPVVVTKAAMIVNQLSKKEASRRALMGSPQLVAAVVRTMQNTSDLDTARCTTSILHNLSHHREGLLAIFKSGGIPALVRMLSSPVESVLFYAITTLHNLLLYQEGAKMAVRLADGLQKMVPLLNKNNPKFLAITTDCLQLLAYGNQESKLIILANGGPQVLVQIMRNYSYEKLLWTTSRVLKVLSVCPSNKPAIVEAGGMQALGKHLTSNSPRLVQNCLWTLRNLSDVATKQEGLESVLKILVNQLSVDDVNVLTCATGTLSNLTCNNSKNKTLVTQNSGVEALIHAILRAGDKDDITEPAVCALRHLTSRHPEAEMAQNSVRLNYGIPAIVKLLNQPNQWPLVKATIGLIRNLALCPANHAPLQEAAVIPRLVQLLVKAHQDAQRHVAAGTQQPYTDGVRMEEIVEGCTGALHILARDPMNRMEIFRLNTIPLFVQLLYSSVENIQRVAAGVLCELAQDKEAADAIDAEGASAPLMELLHSHNEGTATYAAAVLFRISEDKNPDYRKRVSVELTNSLFKHDPAAWEAAQSMIPINEPYGDDMDATYRPMYSSDMPLDGLDMHMDVDGDYPTDTYSDGLRPPYTMADHIPA, from the exons ATGGACGTGATGAACCTGATTGAACAACCCATCAAGGTGACCGAGTGGCAGCAAACGTACACCTACGACTCGGGCATCCACTCAGGCGCCAACACCTGCGTGCCCTCAGTCAGCAGCAAGGGCATGATGGAGGAGGACGAGGCCTGTGGGCGCCAGTACACGCTCAAGAAGACCACCACCTACACCCAGGGGGTGCCCCAGAGCCAAG GTGACCTGGAGTACCAGATGTCCACGACGGCCAGAGCCAAGCGGGTGCGGGAGGCCATGTGTCCTGGCGTGACGAGTCAGGAGAGCTCGCTGCTGCTGGACACCCAGGTGGAGGGGCAGACCACCAACCTGCAGCGGCTGGCTGAGCCATCCCAGCTGCTCAAGTCGGCCATCGTACATCTCATCAATTACCAGGACGACGCTGAGCTGGCCACCCGTGCCCTCCCCGAGCTCACCAAACTGCTCAACGATGAGGACCCG GTGGTGGTGACCAAGGCAGCCATGATTGTCAACCAGCTGTCGAAGAAGGAGGCGTCGCGGCGGGCACTGATGGGCTCCCCGCAGCTGGTGGCGGCCGTCGTGCGTACCATGCAGAACACCAGCGACCTGGACACAGCCCGCTGCACCACCAGCATCCTGCACAACCTCTCCCACCACCGCGAGGGGCTGCTGGCCATCTTCAAGTCAGGCGGCATTCCTGCCCTGGTCCGCATGCTCAG CTCCCCTGTGGAGTCGGTCCTGTTCTATGCCATCACCACGCTGCACAACCTGCTGCTGTACCAGGAGGGCGCCAAGATGGCGGTGCGCCTGGCCGACGGGCTGCAGAAGATGGTGCCCCTGCTCAACAAGAACAACCCCAAGTTTCTGGCCATCACCACCGACTGCCTGCAGCTGCTGGCCTACGGCAACCAGGAGAGCAAG CTCATCATCTTGGCCAACGGAGGACCCCAGGTCCTCGTGCAGATCATGCGCAACTACAGTTACGAGAAGCTGCTCTGGACCACCAGCCGTGTGCTCAAGGTGCTGTCCGTGTGTCCCAGCAATAAGCCTGCCATTGTGGAGGCCG GTGGGATGCAGGCTCTGGGCAAACATCTGACGAGCAACAGCCCCCGCCTCGTGCAGAACTGCCTCTGGACCCTGCGCAACCTCTCGGATGTGGCCACCAAGCAG GAGGGCCTGGAGAGCGTGCTGAAGATTCTGGTGAACCAGCTGAGTGTGGACGACGTCAACGTCCTCACCTGCGCCACGGGCACCCTGTCCAACCTGACATGCAACAACAGCAAGAACAAGACGCTGGTGACGCAGAACAGCGGCGTGGAGGCGCTCATCCACGCCATCCTGCGCGCCGGCGACAAGGACGACATCACGGAGCCAGCTGTCTGTGCCCTGCGCCACCTCACCAGCCGCCACCCTGAGGCTGAGATGGCCCAGAACTCTGTGCGCCTCAACTACGGCATCCCGGCCATTGTTAAGCTGCTCAACCAGCCCAACCAGTGGCCGCTGGTCAAG GCTACCATTGGCCTGATCAGGAACCTGGCCCTATGCCCAGCCAACCACGCCCCACTGCAGGAGGCCGCGGTCATCCCCCGCCTCGTCCAGCTGCTGGTCAAGGCCCACCAGGATGCCCAGCGCCATGTGGCTGCAGGCACACAGCAGCCCTACACA GATGGCGTGAGGATGGAGGAGATTGTGGAGGGCTGCACTGGAGCCCTGCACATCCTCGCCCGGGATCCTATGAACCGCATGGAGATCTTCCGACTCAACACCATTCCCCTGTTTGTGCAG ctcctgtaCTCCTCGGTGGAGAACATCCAGCGCGTGGCCGCTGGGGTACTGTGCGAGCTGGCCCAGGACAAGGAGGCAGCCGACGCCATTGATGCTGAGGGGGCATCGGCCCCACTCATGGAGCTGCTGCACTCACACAACGAGGGCACCg CCACCTACGCCGCTGCCGTCTTATTCCGCATCTCCGAGGACAAGAACCCAGATTACCGTAAGCGCGTGTCTGTGGAACTCACCAACTCCCTCTTCAAGCATGACCCGGCTGCCTGGGAGGCT GCCCAGAGCATGATCCCCATCAATGAGCCCTACGGAGATG acATGGATGCCACCTACCGCCCCATGTACTCGAGCGACATGCCCCTGGACGGCCTGGACATGCACATGGACGTGGACGGGGACTATCCCACTGACACCTACAGCGACGGCCTCCGACCCCCCTACACCATGGCGGACCACATCCCGGCCTAG